Proteins encoded by one window of Lathyrus oleraceus cultivar Zhongwan6 chromosome 1, CAAS_Psat_ZW6_1.0, whole genome shotgun sequence:
- the LOC127123586 gene encoding pectate lyase → MTSLSCFFILFALSFLTSNFVSSSAVQDPELVVQDVQRSINASRRNLGYLSCGTGNPIDDCWRCDPNWQNNRQRLADCAIGFGKDAIGGKNGKIYIVTDSGDDDPVNPKPGTLRHATIQDEPLWIIFQRDMVITLKQELLVNSYKTIDGRGANVHIANGGCVTIHYVNNVIIHGINVHDCKPLGNTDIRDSPEHSGFWRVSDGDGISVFNSKHVWIDHCSLSNCRDGLIDVIHGSTAITISNNYMTHHDKVMLLGHSDSYTQDKDMQVTIAFNHFGEGLVQRMPRCRHGYFHVVNNDYTHWEMYAIGGSANPTINSQGNRFLAPNNRFSKEVTKHEDASESEYNTWNWRSEGDLFLNGAFFTQTGASASSSIYARASSLSARPASLVDSITSTSGVLNCKKGARC, encoded by the exons ATGACTTCACTTTCTTGCTTCTTCATTCTTTTTGCTCTTTCTTTTCTTACTTCAAATTTTGTTTCATCCTCTGCAGTTCAAGATCCTGAACTAGTTGTACAAGATGTGCAAAG GAGCATCAATGCCTCTAGGAGAAACTTGGGTTATTTATCATGTGGAACAGGCAACCCAATTGATGATTGTTGGAGATGTGATCCAAATTGGCAAAACAACAGACAAAGACTAGCAGATTGTGCAATAGGATTTGGCAAAGACGCAATCGGTGGAAAAAACGGTAAAATCTACATCGTCACTGATTCAGGTGACGATGATCCAGTAAACCCTAAACCTGGAACCCTAAGACATGCCACAATTCAAGACGAACCCTTATGGATAATTTTTCAAAGAGACATGGTAATCACACTAAAACAAGAACTCTTAGTAAACTCATACAAAACAATCGATGGGCGAGGCGCGAATGTTCACATAGCAAATGGTGGATGTGTGACAATACATTATGTTAACAACGTTATAATACATGGTATTAATGTTCATGATTGTAAACCATTAGGGAACACTGATATAAGGGATTCACCCGAACATAGTGGTTTTTGGAGAGTTTCTGATGGTGATGGAATTTCTGTGTTTAATTCTAAACATGTTTGGATTGATCATTGTTCTTTGTCTAATTGTCGTGATGGACTTATTGATGTTATTCATGGATCAACAGCTATTACTATTTCGAATAATTATATGACTCATCATGATAAGGTTATGCTTTTGGGACATAGTGATTCTTATACACAAGATAAGGACATGCAAGTTACCATTGCTTTTAATCATTTTGGTGAAGGGCTTGTCCAAAGAATGCCAAG GTGTAGACATGGATATTTCCATGTAGTAAACAATGATTACACACATTGGGAAATGTATGCAATTGGAGGAAGTGCAAACCCTACAATCAACAGCCAAGGAAACAGATTTCTTGCACCAAACAACAGATTTAGCAAAGAAGTAACAAAACATGAAGATGCTTCAGAAAGTGAATACAATACTTGGAATTGGAGATCAGAAGGTGATTTGTTCTTAAATGGAGCATTCTTTACACAAACTGGTGCTAGTGCTTCTTCTTCTATCTATGCTAGGGCTTCAAGTCTTAGTGCAAGACCAGCTTCTCTTGTTGACTCAATTACTTCGACTTCTGGTGTGCTTAATTGTAAGAAAGGTGCGCGTTGTTGA